CAGATCCTAAAACAGATCCTGTAGGGGCTTTTGTAGGAATGCGAGGGGTTCGGGTAAAAAATATCATTCGAGAATTAAACGAAGAGAAAATTGATATAGTCAACTATGCATCTTCCTCTGTCGAAATGTTGCAAAATCTTCTGTTCCCGATAGAAATCCAAAAAATAGCAATTTTAGAGGATGATAAAGTTATAGCCATCGTTGTTAATGATTCAGATTACGCGACGGTTATAGGGAAAAAAGGTATTAATGCTAGACTCATCAGTCAAATACTTGGATATGAGCTAGAAGTTCAAAGAATGAGCGAGTACAATAAGCTTTTAGAGATCCAACGACTTCAATTAGCTGAATTTGAGAACCCAGAATTGGATAAGCCTCTAGAAATGGAAAATATTAGCAAGTTGGTGATCCAGAATCTAGTGCAGGCCGGATATGACACTATACGAAAGGTTTTGTTAGCTAGTGCTAGCGAACTTGCCGCTGTCCCTGGAATTAGTTTAGATCTTGCTTATAAAATTCTTGAGCAAGTCAGTAAACATGGAGAACATAAAATTGACGAAAAACCTAAAACTGAAGATTAAAAATTCAAAACTGACTAAGGCTGCCGGATTAGACAAGCTTAAAGCAAAACTTGCTCAGGCTGGTTCTGAAATAAAACCTCAAGAAGAGAAAAGTAGCAAAATTTCTCGAAGTAAAGCGGCTAAAGTTGTCCAAGACGGTTTCGATGCAACATCTCCGCTTCCTTCTGCTGAGTCGAATTTTGGAGAAAGCTCCTCTCCTCGCCGTATTCGTGCAAAGTCGAGATCTTCATTTACTAGTTTGGAGGAATCTTCTTCTGTTCCTGATGATTTGCCTGCTTCCTCTTCCGAATCTGAGGTTGTTTTAGAAACACAAGCTGAAGCTTTTCTCGAGATTAATCCCGAATCGACTGCAGAAGAAATGTCTTCGAAAGAACCCGAGTCTCATACAGAAAGTTTTGAAGAAACTGAAAATCCTTCTCAAGAGGATACAGTCGAGGAAGTTATAGAGGTTTTAGCTCCACCCATAGACTCAAACAAAAACGAAGAGGAGGCTGTAGCTCTTGAATCTTCTCCTGATCCAAAGCCGGCTAAAGTTACAATTAAATCGAAGTTTGGTCCTACAGGTAAGCATATTAATCATCTACTGTCTAAGACTTACAGCAAAAGCGTTGACACAGATAAAGCGGATAAATCAGAGAAGTCTTCAGTAAAATCTTCGACCACAGCAAGTACGGAAGAAAATAGCTCTCACTCCCCTATAAAAAAGAGTGAGCCATCCTCCTCTGGGTTTGGAAATAGCAATGGTAGAGGTTTTCTCAGAAAAGACTCAAAAAAGTCTATGCCCGAATTTAGGGATGGCAGAAAAAAATCTACGGAATCTGTTAAGTCTTTTTCCGGTAGAGACCGGTATGGATTAAACGAAAGCAACGATGATGATAAATGGAGAAAGAAGCGTATAAAGCAAAAGAAGTCCTATGAAGATCACGTTGTGCAACGCCCTACTTCTATTAAAGTTCCCCTTCCTATTACAGTGAAAGATTTGGCGGCGGAGATGAAGCTTAAAGCTTCGGAGCTCATCCAAAAAATGTTTATTCATGGGATGACCTACGTCGTGAATGATGTTTTAGATGATGAGACTACCGTTCAATTTATTGGATCCGAGTTTGGATGTACTGTAGAGATTGATCACTCTGAAAAAGAAAAAATTCAAGTAGTTTCTAATTCTGTCAGGGAAGAAATTAGCGGCACACCCCCCGAAAAGCTCAAAACAAGGCCTCCTGTAGTAGCCTTCATGGGGCATGTTGACCACGGAAAAACTAGTTTGATAGATGCTTTGAGAAAAAGTAATATTGCTTCAGGTGAAGCTGGAGCAATAACCCAGCACATGGGAGCTTTCCGTTGTTCTACTTCTGTAGGAGATATAACTGTTTTGGATACTCCGGGACACGAAGCCTTCTCCGCTATGAGAGCTCGCGGAGCCGAAATTTGTGACATAGTGGTTTTAGTAATAGCTGGAGATGAAGGTATCAAAGAACAGACAACGGAAGCTATTCAACATGCTGTAGCGTCTGAGATCGTTGTAGTTGTCGCCATTAACAAGTGTGACAAGCCTAATTTTAATGTTGAAAATGTGTACCGACAATTAGCGGAGTACAATCTTCTTCCTGAAGCATGGGGTGGAGCTACGGCCACAGTAAATACTTCAGCCAGAACTGGGGAGGGTCTCACGGATCTTTTAGAAATGTTGGCGTTACAAGCCGAAGTTTTGGAATTGAAGGCCGATCCAAGTAATAGAGCTAGAGGATTAGTTATTGAGTCTGAGTTGCATAAAGGATTAGGACATGTGGCAACGGTTCTAGTTCAAAACGGAACCCTGAAAGTTGGAGATTCTTTAGTATTCAATGATTGTTACGGGAAAGTAAAGACTATGCATGATGAGCATAACCTTTCCATGAAAGAAGCTTCTCCATCCACGCCTGCACTAATTACTGGACTTTCTGGTATTCCTAAAGCTGGGGACCCATTCGTTGTAGTAAAAAACGAAAAAACAGCTAAGGAAATTATTGAGGCTAGAATTGCTGGAAAACAAAGATTTGCTCTTCAGCAAAAGCGCAATTTATCTTTTGATGCTTTACTGCAAAACAGAAAAGTTTTGAAGCTCATAATTAAAGCAGACGTTCAGGGTTCCGTTGAGGCTCTTGTAAGCTCTATAGCGAAGATAAAATCTGAGAAAGTAAAGGTTGATATTGTCTCCACAGGAGTTGGAGAAATTTCAGAATCTGATATTCGCCTTGCCGCAGCATCTAAAACGACTATACTAGGGTTCCATACTTCGATAGAAAGTCATGCAGAGCCCCTTATTAAGAGTCTCGGAGTCCGAGTAAAGCTGCATGATATTATCTATCATGCCATAGACGATGTAGAAACTATGATGGCAGATTTATTAGATCCTATCACCGAGGAGAAGCCCTTGGGGTCTGCCGAAATTAAGGAAATCTTTAAGTCATCTCAACTAGGTTGCATTTACGGATGTTTGGTTATTGAAGGTAGTGTTGTAAGAAATCAAAAAATCAACTTGGTTAGAGACAAAGAGGTTGTGTGGAAAGGATCCATATCCTCATTGAAGCGAGTTAAAGAAGATGTTAAAGAGGTTAAAAAAGGTCTTGAGTGCGGAGTGCTTCTCGAAGGGTACGGGTTGGCTAAGGTAGGAGATATAATTCAGTGCTATGAGATTATTTATCATCCACAAAAACTATAGTAGCAGTAATCTTTATGACAGAGAGTAGAAGATTGAAAAAAGCTAATGCTTTGCTTAGAGAAGCTATAGCCCAAGTGATCCTTAAAGAAGTTCAACATCCGAAGATTTCTAATGAGTGGGTTACTGTCACTAGGGTTTCTGTCTCCCCTGATATGCATTCGGCCAAAGTATACGTTTCCATTATGCCCAATTCAAAAAATAGTTCAGAGGAGACTTTAGAAGCATTAAATGCCTCTTCGGGGTTTATTGCTTGTAAGGCATCTAGAGGCATTGTTCTTAAGTATTTTCCTGAACTAGATTTTTATCTAGAAGACATTTTTTCTCCTCAAGATCGCGTTGAGGAGCTTTTATGGAGAATAAAAGAAGAAGAAAGGCTATCCCCTCCTGCTTTAGATCAAACAGATGAAGTGTTATGAAATTAGTGACCGATCTTAAAGAAGGCATTCTTCTTGTGAATAAACCCAAGGGGAGGACTTCTTTTAGTCTCATTCGTGCTTTAACAAAACTCACAGGCGTAAAAAAAATTGGCCATGCAGGCACCTTAGACCCTTTTGCTACAGGAGTCATGGTCATGCTTTTAGGAAGAAAATATACTCGTCTGTCAGATAAACTGCTTTTTCAAGATAAGGAGTATGACGCTGTTGCTTATTTGGGCACTACAACGGATTCTTACGATTGCGATGGAAAAGTGGTTGGTAGATCTAAAAAAGTTCCCACTTTACAAGAAATTTTGAAAGCTTCCGAGTCTTTTCAAGGAGAGATTCTTCAGCTTCCACCCATGTTTTCGGCAAAAAAGGTTCAGGGTAGAAAGCTGTATGAATATGCGAGAAAAGGGATTGTCGTTGAAAGGGCTGAGTGTAAAGTACGGGTTTCCTTAAAAGTTATAAACTATGAATATCCTAGGATATTCTTTTCCGTTTCTTGCAGCAAAGGCACCTATATTCGCAGTATTGCTCATGAGTTGGGTAACATGTTGGGTTGTGGAGCTTATTTAGAGGAGCTTTGTAGGTCTCGGAGCGGGAATTTTTTGCTGAAAGACTGTATTGATGGAAACCTTCTTGACAATGAGGGTTTTGATATTACCCCTCATTTGGTAGACGTAAAAGAAGAGCACCTGACATACAGAGACTCTTTGCAGAACCCATAAAGGTTTTTCTTCCTTTTAATTTCTAGCGTCTCTCGATGCTATTTAGTTATGTAGGAACAGTACCACATCTCCATCTTGAACGATATAATCCCGACCTTCAGCTCTTAGCTTTCCATTCTCCCTGGCGCCAGATCTTCCTCCGTATGTAATCATGTCCTCCATAGACACAACTTCAGCTCTTATGAATCCTTTAGAAATATCTGTATGAATAGCAGCTGCTGCATCAGGAGCTTTAGTTCCTCTAGAAATAGTCCAAGCTCGAGTTTCTATAGGCCCTGTAGTGAAGTAAGATATAAGACCCAAGGCGTCATAAGTAGACCGGACTAACCGCGTTAATCCTGATTCTTTCAATCCCAAAGACAATAACAATTCGTTTGCTTCCTCTTTAGGCAATGCTGAAAGTTCCTCTTCCAAACGAACACAAATAGGAATTACAGGAGCCCTTTCTTCAGATGCAATTTTCTTGACTTTCTCCACATATTCATTAGAAAGTTCCCCTAGAGAATCTTCATCAATGTTAGCTACGTACAAGATAGGTTTCTTTGTCAAGAATGGATAAGGTTTTAGCACTTCCCTTTCAATATCACTAAGTTCTAGGGTCCTTACTGGCTGCTCACTTTCTAAATGTTTTAAAACTTTTTCTAGGACAAACAACAGAGCCCCTGGCTCCTTTTTTCCTTTCGCAGCCTTTTCTGCTTTGCCATATATACTCTGAGCAGAAGAGAAGTCAGACAAGATAAGTTCGAGGTTAATAGTCGCTATATCGTCTTCTGGGTCTATCTTTCCTGCAACATGGGTAATCTCAGTGTTTTCAAAACATCTTACCACATGGGCTATGGCATGCGTTTCCCTAACATGAGATAAAAACTTATTTCCCAACCCCTCCCCTGAAGCAGCCCCCTTAACAAGTCCCGCAATGTCCACAAATTTTACATCAGCATAAACGATTTTTTCACTATTACTTATGCTAGCTAACCTGGATAACCTTTCGTCTTTAACGGAAACAATTCCAACGTTGGGATCTATCGTACAAAATGGGTAATTGCATGAAGCTATGCCTGCACCTGTCAACGCATTAAACAACCCGGACTTTCCTACATTTGGAAGACCCACAATTCCACATTCGGTATGGCTCACCCACTACCTCCTTCAGAGATTGATACCGATAAAAATAAAACGAAACTATACACTAAGAGTATATATTATTTCACTCGCATCCTTAGGCTTAATTCCTTTAACAGCGAAATTTTGATAGCCTAGAGGATCAGCTTGTTTAAAAACCCTTCATTAAGGTAACTTCCAGTTTATTCGTTAGTGACTAAAAAGTACGCTACTTTACGACGTATCAGTAGGATATTGGCGCAGTTATGGGTGAAAAAACAGAAAAGGCGACGCCAAAACGACTTAGGGATGCAAGAAAGAAAGGTCAGGTAGCGAAGTCTCAAGATTTTCCTTCCGCGGTTACTTTTATAGTTTCCATGACTACGGCCTTTTATTTGGCCAACTTCTTTTATGAACAATTGGGCTCTTTTCTGTCTTCGGTATTGATACAAGCTCCTACGAATCACGAACCCAGAGTCACGCTATTCTACCTTCACAAATGTTTGCTTTTAATATTAACGACTTCTCTGCCTCTGTTAGGAGTTGTATCTGTTATTGGATTACTGATAGGTTTTTTAATCGTTGGTCCAACATTTTCTACTGAAGTCTTTAAGCCAGACCTAAAAAAGTTTAATCCCATTGATAATCTCAAGCAAAAATTCAAACTCAAAACTTTTATTGAATTGATGAAGTCTGTGCTAAAAATCTTTGGAGCAGCCTTGATATTGTATTTCACGATAAAGGGAAGGGCAGCTCTCCTCATAGAAACTGCAGGGATTTCTCCTATCGCATCTGCCGAGATTTTCAAACAAATCTTATTAAAAGCTACAACATCTATAGGTATTTTTTTTCTCGTAGTTGCTGTAGCAGACCTTGTGTACCAAAGACACAATTTTGCTAAAGAACTAAAAATGGAAAAGTTTGAGGTAAAACAAGAGTTTAAAGACACAGAAGGTAACCCCGAAATTAAAGGCAGAAGAAGACAAATAGCTCAAGAAATTGCTTATGAAGATTCTTCATCACAAATTAAACACGCTAGTGCAGTAGTCTCCAATCCTAGAGATATTGCAATCGCTATAGGATACATGCCAGAAAAATACAAAGCGCCTTGGATTATTGCCATGGGAGCTGACTATAGAGCGAGAAAAATTATAGAAGAGGCTGAAAAATATAATATCCCGGTCATGAGGAATGTTCCATTAGCTCATCAACTTTGGGAAGAAGGAAAAGAGTTGAAGTTTATTCCAGAATCCACGTATGAAGCTATTGGGGAAATCCTCTTATACGTAACCTCTCTTAACGCGCAAAACTCTAACGCTAAAGATCTTAACAAAGACGACGATTGATGAATAAGTTACTAAATTTTGTTAGTAAAACCTTCGGCGGGGAAGCCGCTCTTAATCTAATCAACAAGTCAAGTGATTTGCTGTTAGCTATTTGGATGATTGGCGTCGTCTTGATGATCATCATCCCTCTACCTCCAGCTATTGTGGACTTAATGATTACTGTTAACTTGGGGGTTTCAGTTTTCCTATTGATGGTCGCTCTTTATATTCCCAGCGCGCTACAACTATCTGTTTTTCCCTCATTACTTCTCATTACCACAATGTTTCGGTTAGGGATTAACATTTCTTCCTCGAGGCAGATTCTGCTAAAGGCTTTTGCGGGTCATGTTATCCAAGCCTTTGGGGATTTCGTTGTTGGAGGAAACTACGTTGTAGGATTTATTATCTTCCTAATTATTACAATTATTCAGTTTATCGTTGTCACCAAAGGTGCGGAGAGAGTTGCTGAGGTCGCTGCTAGATTCCGGTTGGACGCGATGCCTGGCAAACAAATGGCGATTGATGCGGACCTTAGAGCTGGAATGATAGACGCTTCTCAAGCCAGAGACAAGCGTGCCCAAATTCAAAAAGAAAGTGAACTTTATGGAGCCATGGACGGAGCTATGAAGTTCATCAAGGGAGACGTTATTGCTGGTATCGTGATTTCGTTAATCAACATTGTTGGTGGGTTAGTTATTGGTGTTACCATGCACGGCATGGATTTAGCTCAAGCGGGTTATGTCTACACTTTACTGTCTATCGGAGATGGTCTGGTATCTCAAATCCCTTCCCTATTGATTTCTCTTACTGCCGGTATTGTGACAACAAGGGTTTCTAGCGACAAGAACACCAACCTTGGAAAGGAAATTTCTTCGCAATTAATCAGAGAACCTAGGGCATTGCTAATAGCGGCTTGCGCTACTTTAGGCATAGGATTCTTCAAGGGATTCCCCTTATGGTCCTTTGCAATGCTAGCTCTCCTCCTTGGATTTTTTGGAATTGTCCTCTTGGCTAAGAAAAATAACGGAGCTAAAAAATCTGCCTCAGGGGCTGCGGGTTCAACCACTGTTGGAGCTGCTGATGGATCTGCAGTAGCTGGCGATAACCCTGATGACTATTCTCTTACTCTTCCTGTTATTTTGGAACTTGGAAAAGATTTATCTAAATTGATCCAGCAAAAGACAAAAAGTGGTCAAAGTTTTGTCGATGATATGATTCCCAAAATGAGGCAAGCTCTCTACCAAGACGTTGGTATTCGTTACCCTGGGATACATGTACGAACAGACTCCCCTTCGTTAGAAGGTTATGATTATATGATCCTTCTTAATGAAGTTCCTTATGTTCGAGGAAAAATTCCTCCTAATCACGTGCTCACTAATGAGGTTGAAGAAAATCTATCCCGTTACAACTTACCTTTTGTTAATTATAAGAATTCTGCTGGTTTACCTTCCACCTGGGTTAATGAAGATGCTAAAGGGATTCTGGAGAAAGCCGCTATTAAATATTGGACTCCCCTAGAGGTGATTATTCTGCATTTGTCTTACTTCTTCCATAGAAATTCTCAAGAATTCTTAGGTATACAAGAAGTAAGATCTATGATGGAATTTATGGAACGGTCTTTTCCTGACTTAGTTAAAGAAGTTACCCGTTTAATTCCTTTACAGAAGCTTACGGAAATTTTTAAGCGACTTATACAAGAACAGATTTCTATCAAGGATCTGCGCACAATTTTAGAATCCTTAAGTGAATGGGCTCAAACGGAGAAAGATACTGTATTACTTACGGAATATGTACGCTCTTCGTTAAAGTTATATATCAGCTTTAAGTTTTCCCAAGGACAATCAGCAATCTCCGTCTATTTATTAGATCCTGAGATAGAGGAAATGATTCGTGGAGCTATTAAGCAAACATCTGCAGGGTCCTATTTGGCGTTAGATCCAGATTCAGTAAACCTTATTCTAAAATCCATGCGAAATACTATCACTCCTGCACCTCCAGGAGGTCAGCCCCCAGTAATGTTGACAGCAATTGATGTTAGAAGATATGTAAGAAAATTAATAGAAACTGAATTCCCAGATATCGCTGTTATTTCTTATCAGGAAATTCTTCCGGAAATTCGTATCCAGCCTTTAGGAAGAATTCAGATTTTCTAGAGTTCTTTTTGCTGTCAACTTCATTAAGGGGGGCTAATGAGTGCATCAGGCGGAGCTGGTGGTCTAGGTGGGGCTGGCGCTGTCAACGTTTCTGCAATAGAAGCAAAGGCTGCGGCAGCTGATGCAAAAGAGGTTGTTGCTAATCAAGAAACTTCTGAAATGAGTATGATTACTGCTAGTCAGGATTTAACTAATCCAGCTGCAGCAACAAGAACTCGTAAAAAAGAAGAAAAGTTTGAGTCTATAGAAAACAGAAAGAAAGCTTCTGCTGGCGAGGAGAAAAAAACTAAGTCTACAGAAGAAAAAGCTGGTGAAGACTTAGCGGATAAAACGGCTGCCAATAACCCTGAAATTTCTGCTAAAGACCTTCGTTCTCTAAAGGAAGGTATTAGTGACGACTCTTCTCCCGAAGACATCTTAGAAATGGTCAATGAAAAATTTTCTGATCCTGTTTCTAAGATGCAGGCTTTGGAGTATTTGGATGTGACGACTCCTGCTTCTCAAGGTGCTCTAAAATCTGCCATTTCCAGAGCTAAAGAACAGTTTTCTAACGAGAATCGACGAGAAATTTCTGGTGGAAAAAACATTCTATTTGCTTCTCAGCAATATGCAGAAGCTCTAAATGTGTCGCCCTCTGGATTACGCTCTTTATACACGGAGGTCACTGGCGACACTCATTCTTGTCAGCAATTACTTGGAATGCTTCAAGACCGGTACACATTTCCTGAGATGGGCAAAGTAACTAGCTTTCTTTTGAATGGCATGTCTGCTGATATGAAATCTTCAGGTCCTTCCATAGCTCCTGCTAAGCTTCAGGTAATGATGAACGAAATTAAAAATCTCCAAGCTGTTCTAACTTCTTTTGATTTTTTTGAAGCTAGTTTTCCTGCCATGGAAAACTCTCTCAAAATGGAGGGAGTTCCTCTACCTTCGGATTTAAATTTTGTAAAAGTTGCTGAAGGATTTCATCGAACTGTTGGAGAAAAATTTCCTTCTATGTCGAAACTACAAAGTGAAGTTCAGGGATTGGTTGGCAACAATATAGAAGCCCAGTCAGCCATTTTAAATTTATTTTTCCAAGGGTTAAACAAAACTTCCCCTAGGCTCTATCAAACGGCAGAAAAAAGAACACAACTAGCGACCGTTATTACAAACACATTAGACGCTATTAATGCCAATAACGATGATTACCCGAAGCCTACAGATTTTCCAAAACCTAAACCATGGTCCTAACCAATTGGAGGCATTTTTATGCAAAGTCAATTTGAGCAACTGATGGAAGAATTAGGAAAGGAAGTGGGTTCTCCTCTCATACCTGATGCTAATCAGGCTTGCAAAATTCGATTTGCAGAAAATGATGTTGCCGTGCAAATGGAAGCTGATGGACCTGATGGAAACATCGCTATTGGAGCTATTTTGGGAAAAGTTCCCGCAAATAATTTTCGAGAAAGGCTGTTTAAGGCTGCTTTATCCGTTAATGCTTCTCACCAATCTGAAGTTAAAGGGGTTTTAGCTTATGGAGAAGTCTCTGAGCAATTATTTTTGTGTGATGTCTTGAATATGCATTACTTGGATGGGAAGAAACTATATGAGTACGCCCTATCCTTTTCCAAGCATGCAGCTATATGGATAGGAGCCGTTAACTCCGGAAATCTCCCCGATCTCCATTCTCTAGGATTGTACAACTTATGACATTTAACAAGGCTTCTTCATTTAACTCCTCCTTAAGAAAAAGCCGCTATGTTTCTGCAACCACTGTCAAATCTCTACTTGAATCTCCATCAAAGTCCCATTGGGAAAAAATTGGGATCAATCATAAAGATGGGGTTTGCGTGCCTCTATTTTCTTTAAAATCAAGATCAAGTTTTGGAATAGGTGAATTTTATGACTTAATTCTTTTGTTTCAATGGTGTAAAACCGTTGGGTTTCAAATTGTTCAATTGCTACCACTAAATGATACGGGGGAAGATACAAGCCCATATAACGCCATTTCATCAGTAGCATTAAATCCCATTTTCTTATCTCTGAATTCATTGCCTGATATTGATAAAGTTCCCTCTTATCATAAGCGGGTTTCTTTTTTAAAGTCTCTGAATAACAACGATTCCGTAAACTACAGAGACGTTAGGAAAATCAAGATGTCTATACTTAGAGAATATTATAATACTGTGGGTAAACATTACGCTAAAAGCGATGACTTATTTCAGAAATTTGTTGAAAAAGAGTCTTATTGGTTAAAACCTTATTCACTATTTAAATCTCTTAGAGAATCCTTCCAAAATCTGCCCATTAATCGGTGGCCTAAAGACACGCTGTGCTACTCTGGTATAAAAAATTTGGAATCAGAAAACTCTTCCTCTGCATTTTTTTTTCAATATCTTCAATACTTATGTTTCCAGCAATTGCTAAAGGTAAGAGAAGAAGCTGATAAGCTAGGAATTCTCATTAAAGGAGATATTCCTATTCTCATAAGTAATGACAGTGCTGACGTTTGGTACTACCGAAATCTTTTTACTTCTTCTGTGTCTGTTGGAGCTCCGCCCGACTTATACAACTTAGAAGGACAAAATTGGAACCTTCCCCTCTACAATTGGGAATCTATGGAAGCAATAGACTACAAATGGTGGAGAGTTCGATTGCAGTATGCAGAAAATTTTTACTCTTTATATAGGCTTGACCACATAGCTGGATTTTTTCGGATGTGGATTATACCCCAAGATGGCCGATCAAGATTTGTTCCTGAAAAAGAATCAGAATTTTTAACTCAAGGAACAAAGATTTTAAAAAATTTACTAGCAT
This sequence is a window from Chlamydiifrater volucris. Protein-coding genes within it:
- a CDS encoding 4-alpha-glucanotransferase — translated: MTFNKASSFNSSLRKSRYVSATTVKSLLESPSKSHWEKIGINHKDGVCVPLFSLKSRSSFGIGEFYDLILLFQWCKTVGFQIVQLLPLNDTGEDTSPYNAISSVALNPIFLSLNSLPDIDKVPSYHKRVSFLKSLNNNDSVNYRDVRKIKMSILREYYNTVGKHYAKSDDLFQKFVEKESYWLKPYSLFKSLRESFQNLPINRWPKDTLCYSGIKNLESENSSSAFFFQYLQYLCFQQLLKVREEADKLGILIKGDIPILISNDSADVWYYRNLFTSSVSVGAPPDLYNLEGQNWNLPLYNWESMEAIDYKWWRVRLQYAENFYSLYRLDHIAGFFRMWIIPQDGRSRFVPEKESEFLTQGTKILKNLLAFSKMLPVGEDLGDVPTSIRESMRVLGICGTKIPRWERHWDADGSFKHPNTYEPISLTSLSTHDSDTLHLWWKKNPTEAMNYSKILKIRYSRQLSPEIQEKILSSSHNSSSLLHINLLNDYLSLDSTMVSNDPEKERINVPGTISETNWVYRCKPYLEDLLENNSFNKRISSILQRPLSK